Part of the Streptomyces sp. NBC_01264 genome, GGCGCCGAGCGCTGGTCGGCGCCGTGCGAACTGCCGAACGCCGGCTACTGGTTCGCCCCGACGCTCTTCACGAACGTCTCCCAGTCGCACACCGTCGCCCGTGACGAGATCTTCGGTCCGGTGCTGTCCGTGCTGACCTTCCGTACGCCCGACGAGGCCGTCGCCAAGGCGAACAACAGCCAGTACGGCCTGTCCGCCGGCATCTGGACGGAGAAGGGCAGCCGCATCCTCGCGGTGGCCAACAAGCTCCGCGCGGGTGTGGTGTGGGCCAACACGTTCAACAAGTTCGACCCGACCTCGCCCTTCGGCGGCTACAAGGAATCGGGCTTCGGGCGCGAAGGCGGCCGTCACGGCCTGGAGGGGTACCTCGATGTCTGAGTCGTCGACGCAGGCGCGTCTGAGCGTCTTCAAGACCTACAAGCTGTACGTCGGGGGCAAGTTCCCCCGCTCCGAGAGCGGCCGGGTGTACGAGGTGACTGACTCGAAGGGCAAGTGGCTGGCCAACGCCCCGCTGTCCTCCCGCAAGGACGCCCGTGACGCGGTCGTCGCCGCACGCAAGGCCTTCGGCGGCTGGTCGGGCGCGACCGCGTACAACCGCGGCCAGATCCTCTACCGCGTCGCCGAGATGCTGGAGGGCCGCCGCGAGCAGTTCGTCCGCGAGGTCGGCGAGGCCGAGGGCCTGTCCAAGACGAAGGCCGCGGCCGTCGTCGACGCGGCGATCGACCGCTGGGTCTGGTACGCGGGCTGGACCGACAAGATCGGCCAGATCGTGGGCGGGGCCAACCCGGTCGCGGGTCCCTTCTTCAACCTCTCCACCCCGGAGCCGACGGGTGTGGTCACGGTCGTGGCCCCGCAGGACTCGTCCTTCCTGGGGCTGGTCTCCGTGATCGCCCCGGTGATCGCCACCGGCAACACGGTCGTCGTCATCGCCTCCGAGAAGGCGCCGCTCCCGGCGCTCTCCCTCGGCGAG contains:
- a CDS encoding aldehyde dehydrogenase family protein, which produces MSESSTQARLSVFKTYKLYVGGKFPRSESGRVYEVTDSKGKWLANAPLSSRKDARDAVVAARKAFGGWSGATAYNRGQILYRVAEMLEGRREQFVREVGEAEGLSKTKAAAVVDAAIDRWVWYAGWTDKIGQIVGGANPVAGPFFNLSTPEPTGVVTVVAPQDSSFLGLVSVIAPVIATGNTVVVIASEKAPLPALSLGEVLATSDLPGGVVNILSGKAAEMGPHLASHQDVNAIDLAGAGEALAKELEIAAADNLKRVLRPQPVDDWSADPGTARMTAFLETKTVWHPTGSLGAGGSSY